A portion of the Edaphobacter lichenicola genome contains these proteins:
- a CDS encoding class I SAM-dependent methyltransferase codes for MREEMGRYYGPEYHRAVGNAGESSNKRWKRQLQVISKYKTGGSILDIGCSSGAFLGHLKGGPWNLFGIEPSLPTAERARALTGAQVFAGDVEDAVFPPNSFDVVTCSDVMEHLYEPRDVFRNVTKWLKPGGIFYVFVPNIKSWEARAFRSYWYGLDLPRHLHHYSAESLTGLAMSAGLREVRMVTPPGRYIEQSTWILLDDLAHKAGVKWTPSELNPEPGIAWKLLRKAQRITIGSLYSSAASYCGAGPSLQAVFQKD; via the coding sequence ATGCGAGAAGAAATGGGTCGCTACTATGGACCTGAATATCATCGGGCTGTCGGAAACGCAGGGGAGTCGTCAAACAAACGGTGGAAAAGACAGCTCCAGGTTATATCGAAATACAAAACTGGAGGAAGCATCCTTGATATCGGATGCAGCTCAGGCGCATTCCTCGGACATCTTAAGGGCGGTCCGTGGAATCTTTTTGGAATAGAGCCAAGTTTGCCCACCGCAGAAAGAGCCCGAGCTCTCACTGGCGCGCAGGTCTTTGCAGGCGATGTAGAAGACGCCGTCTTCCCACCTAACAGCTTTGATGTCGTCACATGTTCAGATGTAATGGAGCATCTTTATGAGCCGCGTGACGTGTTCCGCAATGTCACCAAATGGTTGAAACCGGGCGGCATCTTCTACGTATTTGTACCGAACATCAAGTCCTGGGAGGCACGCGCCTTCCGTTCCTATTGGTACGGATTGGATCTCCCTCGGCACCTTCATCACTACTCCGCAGAATCCTTGACTGGCCTCGCTATGTCGGCTGGTCTTCGCGAAGTGCGAATGGTAACCCCCCCAGGGCGTTATATAGAGCAGAGTACTTGGATCTTGCTCGACGACTTGGCTCACAAGGCCGGTGTTAAATGGACGCCATCAGAATTGAACCCTGAACCCGGAATAGCCTGGAAATTGTTGCGAAAAGCCCAGCGCATTACCATCGGATCGCTATACAGCAGCGCGGCTTCATATTGCGGAGCAGGTCCGAGCTTACAAGCCGTCTTTCAAAAAGACTAA
- a CDS encoding class I SAM-dependent methyltransferase, which translates to MISKTEQVKTLFETPRKYLDPRQYDIRIRVETVGQFTEGLDFENILDIGCGDGSISLPLLPRCKKLTLLDLSKNMLNLASKRIPSNRLDDVEMIDGDFMAANLESQSFDLIFCIGVLAHVDSPAEVIDKVSRLAKPGAWIILEFTDSFHFWGVPVVCYQNLLKLLKPAPYKLNRLRRTEVLKLCQHSGLGILGLYRYGLPPLGSHKFLDQEGMYGLTRRLFGSSTHNRKQWLGNQFIYRLQKS; encoded by the coding sequence ATGATCTCAAAAACTGAACAGGTAAAAACTCTGTTTGAAACTCCGCGAAAGTACCTGGACCCAAGACAGTATGACATCCGGATTCGTGTTGAGACCGTGGGGCAGTTTACTGAGGGACTAGATTTCGAAAATATATTGGATATCGGTTGTGGTGATGGCTCAATCTCTTTGCCACTGCTGCCTCGGTGCAAAAAGCTTACCCTACTAGATCTGTCAAAAAACATGCTCAATCTCGCATCAAAACGTATTCCGTCTAATCGTCTAGACGACGTCGAGATGATTGATGGTGACTTTATGGCCGCCAACCTCGAATCCCAATCATTTGATCTCATTTTTTGTATTGGCGTCCTCGCACATGTGGACTCTCCGGCTGAAGTAATCGACAAAGTGTCGAGACTTGCAAAACCCGGCGCATGGATAATTCTTGAGTTTACCGATAGCTTTCATTTCTGGGGTGTCCCGGTTGTTTGTTATCAAAACTTATTAAAGCTGCTAAAACCTGCGCCATATAAGCTAAACCGACTGAGACGAACTGAGGTTTTGAAACTATGTCAACATAGTGGACTTGGGATATTGGGGTTATATCGTTATGGTTTGCCCCCACTTGGTTCTCATAAGTTTCTCGACCAAGAAGGAATGTATGGCTTGACTCGACGCCTATTTGGTTCTTCGACACACAATCGAAAGCAGTGGCTGGGAAATCAGTTTATCTATCGTTTGCAGAAGAGTTAG
- a CDS encoding HAD-IIIC family phosphatase has translation MYETEVNNRTEPSSKIPADVIKEFGKLAGVVQTRTTLAWSEHCTECVWPVCYSTCDLYSPREDGKCRRFIDGMVRVDCSEAINSYLLKIRFKRWGKLWSPGNVRLHSTGQAEKIERRDHQIGSMLYQLPMPAGLRKALTNKRYGHKKKSASRPTNGDDGLPTSFLLECYNPQLHSIRISLTMRSVSESRLPFQELIALAPGFNRARIPISNVVRFLNPRMPFNIELTPNDVLEGTTLYFGLMEFVQEIEQQSTEKTKLAKCVIWDLDNTLWDGVLVEDGLDNLKLKPNVADTIRELDARGILQSVVSKNNYEEAIQAIKHFELDEYFLFPQISWRPKSEGIEAIARQLNIGKDTLIFLDDSQFELEQVKAIYPEVRVVNALEMHTLLKMKECQVSVTTESKNRRNMYKTEAERRNIEEDFGNDYMAFLRHCEIRLSIQHMTQENIDRVHELTQRTNQMNFSGQRYDREVLIDILAKPYLNTYVLSCEDRFGSYGIVGFSIVDSREPRMTDLMFSCRIQSKRVEHAFLNYIIGNYIQELGKDFFANYRKTSRNAPSGKVFPDIGMDEVEVSDGVTSLVFRKNKELRDDGVITIIAEAIPLATN, from the coding sequence ATGTACGAAACTGAGGTAAATAATCGGACTGAGCCAAGCAGCAAAATTCCAGCCGATGTCATAAAAGAGTTCGGAAAGTTAGCGGGAGTGGTGCAGACACGAACAACGCTTGCCTGGAGTGAACATTGTACGGAGTGTGTTTGGCCCGTTTGCTATTCGACCTGCGATCTTTACAGCCCGCGTGAAGATGGAAAATGTAGGCGGTTTATTGACGGAATGGTTCGGGTGGACTGTTCTGAAGCAATAAATTCGTATCTATTAAAGATCAGATTTAAGCGATGGGGTAAGCTCTGGTCGCCGGGAAATGTGCGTCTACACTCAACCGGACAAGCCGAGAAGATCGAGCGAAGGGACCATCAAATTGGAAGTATGTTGTATCAATTGCCTATGCCCGCTGGCCTAAGAAAAGCGTTAACGAACAAAAGATATGGTCACAAGAAAAAGTCAGCGAGTCGCCCTACAAATGGCGATGACGGTTTGCCTACTTCATTTTTGCTCGAATGTTATAACCCTCAGCTCCATAGCATTCGCATCTCACTGACAATGAGATCTGTAAGTGAAAGTAGGTTGCCGTTCCAAGAGCTTATAGCACTCGCACCAGGCTTCAACCGTGCACGCATACCGATAAGCAATGTTGTCAGATTTCTTAATCCTAGGATGCCATTCAATATAGAGCTGACGCCTAATGATGTTTTGGAAGGGACGACGCTTTACTTTGGGCTAATGGAGTTCGTTCAAGAGATTGAACAACAATCAACGGAAAAGACAAAGCTCGCAAAATGCGTGATCTGGGACCTAGACAATACGCTATGGGATGGTGTTTTGGTCGAAGATGGCCTGGACAACCTAAAGCTTAAACCTAATGTGGCAGACACTATCAGAGAGCTCGACGCAAGAGGAATCTTGCAGTCCGTTGTAAGCAAGAACAATTATGAAGAAGCAATACAAGCGATCAAGCATTTTGAATTAGACGAATATTTTCTTTTCCCACAAATATCATGGAGGCCGAAGAGCGAAGGCATTGAGGCGATTGCCCGACAGCTGAACATTGGGAAAGATACACTTATTTTTCTTGACGATTCACAGTTTGAGTTGGAACAGGTAAAAGCGATCTACCCAGAAGTTCGTGTTGTTAATGCACTTGAAATGCATACCTTGCTCAAAATGAAAGAATGCCAGGTCTCCGTCACTACCGAGAGTAAAAATCGGCGGAACATGTACAAGACCGAAGCAGAACGTCGAAACATAGAAGAAGATTTCGGAAATGACTACATGGCCTTCTTGCGCCATTGCGAAATACGTTTATCAATTCAACATATGACTCAAGAAAATATTGATCGCGTGCATGAGCTAACACAACGCACGAATCAAATGAACTTTTCGGGGCAGCGTTATGACCGCGAAGTTCTGATAGATATCCTTGCAAAGCCATATCTTAATACATACGTTCTTAGCTGCGAAGACCGATTCGGCTCATACGGAATTGTAGGTTTTAGTATAGTTGATAGTCGTGAGCCAAGAATGACAGATTTAATGTTTAGTTGCCGGATTCAATCAAAGCGTGTAGAGCACGCATTCCTTAACTACATTATTGGAAATTATATTCAAGAACTAGGTAAAGATTTCTTTGCTAATTACCGCAAAACTTCCAGGAATGCACCGTCGGGAAAAGTTTTCCCCGATATCGGCATGGACGAAGTTGAGGTGTCAGACGGTGTTACCTCGTTGGTTTTTCGGAAGAATAAAGAACTGCGCGATGACGGAGTGATCACGATCATCGCTGAAGCAATTCCTCTCGCGACGAACTAA
- a CDS encoding oligosaccharide flippase family protein: MMGFMSICKRIKVAAKGALSGESLRAKATRGGAWLGSGSFAEQVSRFARNMLLTRLLAPGAFGAMAIVLSSSSLVASFSDVGLWPAVIRNPRGGDDSYLNAAWWMGLGRAIGIYSLIFTAAPWIARFYEIPDLSMLLRVALLSILLDGLISPRSKLAQKDMKFGRWAFISNGGGICGVVLTIVLSFVLRDVRALAIGYCSENAFRCIFSYILFPGLPSLKLDTDAIRDLLKFSRGMIGLSFLNLIFARADIFVLGKLYSPAALGIYTMAVYLVQTPSSFLINILGTTLLPAFSHVREDKERGNRILSEVSSWLILLGLPAVVMIWQCGPSLLTITYGARYAAASGALVVAAGVTLLNTLNSLVTSLFYAAGRPALHRRAVAASAVIMIIAIYPACKYLGLVGGQAAALLAIIVSYLLQLDRAREITGLTIIRYGKVILPAAMVSVGSLVAIFAVRALGLAIKPAEDVAICVAACVIAYVFYVPMLMRLEKSRNVKAPV; the protein is encoded by the coding sequence ATGATGGGTTTTATGAGTATTTGCAAGCGAATCAAGGTTGCGGCCAAAGGCGCTCTGTCGGGTGAGAGCCTCCGGGCCAAAGCAACGCGTGGCGGGGCGTGGTTGGGAAGTGGGAGCTTTGCGGAACAGGTGAGCCGATTTGCGCGAAACATGCTGCTGACCAGGCTACTTGCTCCAGGTGCTTTTGGAGCCATGGCGATTGTATTGTCTTCGTCTTCCCTCGTCGCCTCTTTCTCCGACGTCGGACTGTGGCCGGCAGTCATCCGAAACCCGCGTGGAGGTGACGACTCATACCTAAATGCTGCGTGGTGGATGGGGCTAGGACGGGCGATTGGCATCTATTCCTTGATCTTTACGGCAGCCCCCTGGATCGCACGGTTCTATGAAATCCCAGACCTGTCCATGTTGCTCCGAGTGGCTTTATTGAGCATCCTGCTCGACGGACTGATAAGTCCACGTTCCAAACTCGCACAAAAGGATATGAAGTTTGGGCGCTGGGCATTTATCAGCAATGGAGGCGGAATCTGCGGTGTCGTTCTAACGATAGTTCTTAGTTTCGTCCTTCGAGATGTAAGAGCTCTCGCAATTGGCTACTGCAGCGAAAATGCTTTTAGATGTATCTTCTCTTATATCCTTTTCCCAGGATTACCGTCTCTAAAGTTGGATACGGATGCTATCCGCGATCTCCTCAAGTTTTCAAGAGGAATGATTGGCCTATCCTTTTTGAATCTTATCTTTGCTCGTGCAGACATCTTCGTATTAGGAAAGCTATATTCTCCTGCCGCACTAGGGATTTATACGATGGCTGTTTACTTAGTTCAGACACCATCAAGCTTCCTAATAAACATACTTGGAACAACTCTACTGCCAGCTTTTTCGCACGTTCGAGAAGACAAGGAGCGCGGAAACCGTATCCTATCGGAGGTATCATCCTGGCTTATATTGCTCGGTCTCCCTGCCGTCGTGATGATCTGGCAGTGTGGACCCTCCCTGCTGACGATCACTTACGGGGCTCGTTATGCTGCTGCCTCTGGAGCACTTGTCGTTGCTGCCGGTGTCACACTCCTGAATACGCTCAACTCTTTGGTAACTAGCCTGTTTTACGCTGCAGGACGTCCTGCATTACATCGTCGCGCTGTCGCAGCTTCTGCGGTTATTATGATCATCGCAATCTATCCCGCTTGTAAGTATTTGGGTTTGGTGGGTGGTCAAGCAGCCGCTCTACTCGCGATCATCGTTAGCTACCTTCTTCAACTCGATCGCGCACGCGAAATCACGGGTTTGACGATTATTAGGTACGGCAAGGTAATTTTGCCGGCAGCAATGGTGTCTGTTGGCAGCCTCGTTGCCATATTCGCCGTGCGCGCCCTTGGGCTTGCAATAAAACCGGCAGAGGACGTGGCAATTTGTGTGGCCGCTTGCGTAATTGCGTATGTGTTTTATGTTCCGATGCTTATGCGGCTAGAGAAATCGCGTAACGTGAAGGCACCAGTCTGA
- a CDS encoding glycosyltransferase → MTTNLESYVVITPVRDEEMHLESTIDSMAKQTITPKQWVIVNDGSKDRTGEIADDYAKRYPWIKVVHRRDRGFRKAGGGVVDAFNDGYRELLYNDWNFVVKFDGDLTFEANYFEECFKEFERDNKLGIGGGVICYVDDGEKSFEKTTSFHVRGATKIYRKACWESIGGLLCIPGWDTMDEVKANSCGWKTKSFPHLHLVHQRDTGSADGMWPTLVKYGRANYICGYHPLFMLGKCLKRLVQKPYLIGSAGLMYGFVSGYLMKMPQVADRQVIDYLRRQQVKRMFGGETMWK, encoded by the coding sequence ATGACTACTAACTTAGAGAGCTACGTTGTTATTACACCTGTGAGAGATGAGGAGATGCATCTCGAGTCGACGATTGATAGCATGGCCAAACAAACAATTACTCCAAAACAATGGGTCATAGTAAACGATGGCTCGAAAGATCGTACTGGAGAGATCGCTGACGATTATGCAAAACGATATCCTTGGATAAAAGTTGTCCATCGTCGAGACCGGGGATTTCGGAAGGCCGGTGGCGGAGTGGTGGACGCCTTCAACGACGGTTATCGTGAATTGCTTTATAATGACTGGAATTTCGTCGTCAAATTTGATGGCGACCTCACCTTTGAGGCCAACTACTTTGAAGAATGCTTCAAAGAGTTTGAGCGCGACAATAAATTAGGCATCGGGGGCGGGGTAATTTGTTACGTCGATGACGGAGAAAAGAGTTTTGAGAAGACTACCTCATTTCATGTTCGGGGTGCTACCAAAATTTATCGGAAAGCCTGCTGGGAATCGATAGGCGGACTCCTATGTATCCCAGGCTGGGACACAATGGATGAAGTGAAAGCCAACAGTTGCGGCTGGAAGACAAAAAGCTTTCCCCATCTGCATCTCGTTCACCAACGGGATACAGGTTCAGCAGACGGCATGTGGCCGACACTTGTTAAATACGGCCGAGCCAACTACATTTGTGGTTATCACCCTCTATTCATGCTTGGCAAATGCTTGAAACGGTTGGTTCAAAAACCTTATTTGATCGGCTCCGCCGGACTTATGTACGGATTTGTTTCTGGATATCTAATGAAGATGCCTCAGGTCGCGGATCGTCAGGTCATCGACTATCTTCGCCGGCAACAAGTTAAGCGAATGTTTGGCGGCGAAACAATGTGGAAATAG
- a CDS encoding glycosyltransferase family 2 protein — protein sequence MNLSIVILCWNDRKVISDCLRSIYSGIHSIEFEVIVSDNGSTDGSPEFIRQMFPKVRVIENGANLRFSKGNNVGIEVSTGDYILILNPDTIIHEGSFDRWIEFAGRHPEAGGFGCRVLNPDGSYQSSARPFPTVWRGWLGAFCLGNLSYVSDVFISEEYSQWKGDTERLIDWHSGCCLMVRADLLKKLGGFDEQFQYYYEDVDLCHRIWDAGCSILFTPDVTITHLGGQSTSQRFPIPFELDKHRNRYRYFYKYFGRRGVRHCRRYSLARIRIRQIGYRLVSCVERSDQLRKRLDLYSAAVEWNMRVDPVQLVENGKEPGLSNVA from the coding sequence GTGAACCTATCAATCGTGATTCTTTGCTGGAACGATCGGAAGGTCATCAGTGACTGCTTACGTTCAATCTACTCCGGAATTCATTCAATTGAGTTTGAGGTCATCGTCTCCGACAATGGGTCAACCGATGGATCTCCAGAGTTCATCCGCCAAATGTTTCCTAAGGTTCGTGTCATCGAGAATGGTGCAAATCTTAGATTTTCAAAAGGGAACAATGTTGGTATCGAGGTGAGCACAGGCGATTACATATTAATCCTAAATCCAGACACTATTATTCACGAAGGCTCTTTCGATCGATGGATTGAGTTTGCGGGTCGCCATCCCGAAGCAGGTGGGTTTGGCTGCAGGGTTCTCAATCCTGACGGTTCCTATCAGAGTTCAGCGCGACCTTTTCCAACGGTCTGGCGTGGATGGCTGGGCGCCTTCTGCCTTGGAAATCTCAGTTATGTCTCCGACGTCTTCATCTCTGAAGAGTACAGCCAATGGAAGGGCGATACAGAACGGCTGATCGACTGGCACTCTGGCTGTTGCCTGATGGTACGCGCCGATTTGCTAAAGAAGCTAGGCGGCTTTGACGAGCAATTTCAGTATTACTATGAGGACGTCGATCTTTGCCACCGAATATGGGATGCCGGCTGCTCAATTCTCTTCACGCCCGACGTTACTATCACTCACCTCGGCGGACAGTCGACAAGTCAACGATTTCCAATCCCATTTGAATTAGACAAACATCGCAACCGATATCGTTATTTTTATAAATATTTCGGTAGAAGAGGGGTTCGCCATTGCCGTCGATATTCGCTAGCGCGAATCCGGATTCGCCAAATCGGATATCGGCTCGTCTCATGTGTAGAACGGTCAGACCAACTCAGAAAGCGATTGGATCTGTACAGCGCTGCAGTTGAATGGAACATGCGCGTCGATCCGGTTCAGCTTGTGGAAAACGGTAAGGAGCCTGGGTTAAGCAATGTTGCTTGA
- a CDS encoding polysaccharide deacetylase family protein — MNIKAPIAMARRKLLSSLSTRPAALGACGSIVSFTFDDFPRTALTVGGHILETLGARGTYYTSIGLMDSINHLGEQFRRDDLDALLHGGHELASHTFSHISCRSVSCSKFRAEVNSGRRALEKITGQSDFGNFAFPFGDVTLNAKTKIGMDVASSRGIWGGFNDTKVDLNLLRANSLYGGLEKGSQVRELILENERRQSWLIFYSHDVCDTPSPFGCTPALLEFAVSFALSRNARVATVAEVVAELIAPSENELTSDERLPFFK, encoded by the coding sequence ATGAACATAAAAGCTCCAATAGCCATGGCACGTCGGAAGCTTTTGTCTTCTTTGTCAACTCGGCCAGCAGCTTTGGGAGCGTGCGGCTCAATTGTATCGTTTACGTTCGACGACTTTCCTCGGACAGCTTTGACGGTCGGTGGGCACATACTGGAAACGCTTGGGGCGCGTGGTACCTACTACACTTCAATAGGTTTGATGGACAGCATAAACCATTTAGGGGAGCAATTCAGACGCGATGACCTAGATGCTCTTTTGCATGGTGGCCACGAACTGGCGAGTCACACGTTTAGCCATATATCCTGTCGTTCAGTCTCGTGTTCAAAATTCAGAGCGGAAGTGAATTCTGGAAGACGGGCTCTAGAAAAGATAACTGGGCAAAGTGATTTCGGCAATTTTGCGTTTCCGTTTGGAGATGTAACGCTGAATGCAAAGACGAAGATTGGTATGGACGTGGCTAGCTCCCGCGGAATTTGGGGCGGATTCAACGACACGAAAGTCGACTTGAATTTGCTTAGAGCGAATAGTTTGTATGGGGGGCTTGAAAAAGGCTCTCAAGTGCGGGAATTGATTTTAGAAAACGAACGCAGACAGAGTTGGTTGATTTTTTATTCGCACGACGTTTGCGATACGCCATCTCCATTTGGTTGCACCCCCGCACTTTTAGAATTTGCAGTGTCATTTGCTCTGAGCAGAAATGCCCGTGTCGCCACGGTCGCGGAGGTTGTAGCCGAGTTGATTGCGCCTTCAGAGAACGAACTCACGTCAGATGAGCGATTGCCCTTCTTCAAGTGA